The Syntrophobotulus glycolicus DSM 8271 DNA window CGATCCCCGTTATCAGGGCGGCAATTACGATGCAAACAGAAAAATTGTGCAGTCTGTGTATGAGCTTGCGGCGGATAAAAATGTCAAACCTGGACAAATCGCACTTGCGTGGCTGCTTCATAAGGGGCCAGATATCGTACCCATCCCCGGGACAAAGCATAGGGATCACTTGGAAGATAACCTTGCCGCTGTGGAAGTGGAATTGGACGAGGCTCAGATGAGAACGCCTTATGTTTGTATGTGCGCTGCCGATAGTTGTGCTCGTCCATATCAAAACGCTTCATGGCCTGTGCGATTTCATCCTCAACATCGACAAAAAAGTCAGATTTATAGTATGGGTAGTAACAGCTTTTCAAATTGATTCTTGTCATTTTTCAATCCTCCATTTTGATTTTTTGTGAGAAGCCAAAATAGAGGGCGGGGAACGGCAGCCTGTACCGCTCACAACAGACTTGTTCGATAAAACAGCCCGAAAAAGTCTACGTAAGGTCAAAAATTGACGTAAAAAAACACCTTCGAGGGGAAACCCCGAAAGGTGTCGAATAAAAAATGAGCGCAAAGCGCTCTCAGTTTTTTCAGTGCTTTTCTGGAATTTTTAGTGATTAAGACTTCTGCTACATTTGGCCGCTACGGTAAAGTGGCGGCCCCTCCGTTAGCAGACACAAATGGTTTCGGCGCATAAAAGGCCCTCCAATCGCATAACTGCCATTGGAAGGCCCTTAAAAGCGCGCATTTAATTACCTACCAGCACCTACGAAAAATAGGCGTATGGCAGTTTACTTTATAAATCTATCGGCCGAATTTGATTATTTAACTGGTTATACTATTCGTTCTCCCGCAGCCGCTGCACCACACTATCCTTTGAGATACTTTTATACACCTGGATTGGCAGTACGCAGGCTAAAAGCAGCAGTATCGGAAAGCAGATGACAAGAGGTGCAAAGCTGAACTGATAGGTATATGCGGCGCTGCCCTGAGTTACAGTATTGACGGCAAAGTAGCTGACCCCATAGCCCGCCGTTACAAAGACAAGCAGAGCCATCGCCATATAGTATATGCTTTCCAGTATAAGCATCTTTTTGCCTTGTTGGGCGGTCATGCCCACGCTCTGGAGCATGGCAAGTTCCTGCTTGCGAGAAAAAATATTGGTCATGGTGGTATTGACGAAATTCAAGATACCGATTAGTAAAATCACAACGCACAGCGTAAAGCCAATGAGCGCAAACTGCTGGTTATCGTTTTTCATCTCGGCAATATAATCGGCGCGGGAGCGAAAGTCCACCTTGGGATTATCAGCAAGCAGTAGCCCAATCTCTGTCTGGAGGCGGTCGACAGCAGATTCATCCGCTATGACTGTGGCCGACATGATATCGGGGTTTGCAAGGCTTTCAAACTCGGAGGACGGAAGATAGACGGAAAAGCCGGGCATTGAGATAAAATGCGCGCCTAAAGAGTTGAGCGCGCTATAATCCACCTTACCCATAACCTCATAGCTGCGTTTCTCTCCATTCTTATCGTCCAAGGACAATGTGACGGTGTCCCCGACCCGAACCATGCCCTCGCCGTCAAAGCCGAGCAGTACATAATTCCCGGACAAAAACTTCTCACGGTCAAATGTGCCTTCGACCATGTTTTCCTCCAGCTTATCCAGCCAATAGCTGTCAAAGCCGTAGACTTGCGCGTTTATGAAATTGCCGTAGGCGCTGAAATCCGTCTTTTCAATGATTTCCTCAACTTCCTGTTCCGTCAGAGAAGGCTTCTCTGCTAAAATCTTATTGCGCTGGAGATTGACTAAGCCGTCCTTAATATTTCCCTCTATGGGAGCAAAGCCGTTTGCATAGTAGACTTTGGCAACCTCCTGTACGCCGTCGAGCTCTTTCACATCAGACAGCAAATCCTTATTTAACGTATTGCTTGGCGTATAGGGTCTGGCAAAGCTGAAATAATCCGTGTCGGCAATCAGAAAATCGCCGTTGATATGGCCTTGCAGAAACTTATTAACATCAAAGCTGCCCACCAGTGTGTAGACGGCATTAAACAGAATCAGCCCAAGTGACAGTGACGCGATGACCAGCGATGCTTTTTTTCTACTGCGAAAGATGTTGGACCAGGCCATGCGGGATATTTTCGCCCCGCCGCTGCCGCGTTTTGTCTTTTTTGCGGAGGCGGCGGCAAGTCCCGTATATCGTACCGCCTCCACGGGACTGACCCTGCCCGCTTTTTTCGCGGGGCCGTGACAGCTTATCAGCACCGTAACCAGCGCAAGCCCCGCCCCAAGCAGGAATATCCACGGATTTGGGGGCGCCGGCATGTAGTCGATGCTGAGAAAACCGAGCAGAACGGGAATCAGCAGGGTACCCAGCAGATAACCCAAAAGCAGGCCGACAGGGATACCGACCGCGCAGAGCAGCAACGCCTGAAAGTTGACGACGCGTCCAAGCTGCCGCCCAGTCGCGCCGACGGTTTTCAGCAGGCCGTAAAACCTCACGTCGCGCATGACTGAAATGTAAAAGATATTGTAGATGAGAAGATAGCCGCTTACCAGAATAATGGCGATAATGAGTGCCATTGCCGCGATGAGACCGCCGTCCGAGCTCGTTGTGTTGTAAGCGTCGTTAAAGAGAACGCCTGCGGCCTCGGCGTCAATTCCGGTATCCCGCAAGATGGTATCCATATTTTCTTCAAGTTCAGACAGCTTTCCGTCTATATTGGCGGTCAGCTTGGTTACGCCGTAATAACCGGCGCCCAGACGTGTTTGGGCCGGATTCACACCATTAAGCAGCTTGTCCGCCAGAGTGTCGGAGATATACAAAATTCCGTAGGGCTGGAGGTTCAAGTCACTGTCCCAAAATCCGCAGACGGTAAAATCCATGCTGTAAGGCGTTCCGTCCACTTCAAAATCCAGATGTACGACTTGCCCGGGTTCCCTCGGCAGGTTCATTGCGTCCAGAATCCAGCTTGTCAGGGCAATTTCATTTTCCGCCTCGGGCAGCCGGCCTGTCGTTGGCTTGCTGAAAGTAAACTCGGCAAAATTCTCGTCAGCCGTGTGAATTTCGCCCTGCACTTGACGGAATACGCCTTCAGTCGTTATGGTAATCAACCTTGACAGGCCGTATTCCTTAATCAGCGGATGTTCGGCCACACGCTGCGCCTCGTCCTCAGTAAGATATTGAAAATCAACCTCGGTACTGCGTCCGTAGCTGTGTATCAGCATCTGCTGCATACCGTCGGAGAGGCTGATGCCGATGGTGAATACCGCCGTAATCAGAACGGTGGTAAGCACAATGGCAATCAGCGCAAAGATGTTCCGGCTTTTATTGGCCAGAAAACTTCGCTTGGAGAGATTTCTTATGACCGTTTGGTTGTTGTTTCTCATACCGTCACCGCCCTTCCACGGCGGCGATTTGTCCATCCTCAATCCGAATCACCCGGTCGGCAAGCTGGGCAATCTGTTCGTTGTGGGTAATCATCACCATAGTCTGATGGAACTTGGTAGAGGTCATTTTCAAAATGCCCAGAACGTCCTGGCTGGTTTTGCTGTCCAGATTGCCGGTAGGCTCGTCCGCAAGAAGAATGGACGGCTTTGTTGCAAGAGCGCGGGCGATGGCGACGCGCTGCTGCTGCCCGCCGGAAAGATTGTTCGGGAGATTATTTTTCTTCTCCGATAAGCCCAGGGTTTCAATAATGTTCTCCACGAAACCTTCGTCCACGGTGTTTCCGTCCAGCTCAATGGGCAGAACGATGTTTTCATAAACATTCAGAACGGGAACAAGGTTGTAATTCTGGAATACAAAGCCTACATTCCTGCGCCGGAAGATGGTGAGCTGTTCGTCCGTCATTCCCGAAATATCCTTGCCGCCGACAATCACCTTGCCGCTCGTCGGCGTGTCTAAGCCGCCCAGCATATGCAGGAGCGTACTTTTCCCCGAACCTGACGTACCGACGACGGCGACAAATTCACCTTCCTGTATTTCCAAATCAACGCCATCCAATGCTTTGACGGTGTTGGAGTCTTTCCCGTAATATTTTTTTAAGGCTTCTGTTTTTAAAACCGACATGAGATATGCCTCCTTTCATCAATGATTTCAGTATAAACGGCAGTTCTTACAAGCCTCTAACAGAATCACATTTACTTCTTACAGTTTTGTAAGAACATTGAGAATGTCGTATATTTCCCCGGCCTGGAATCCACAAGGATATAACCGCTCTGTTTTTGAAAAATCAAAGACGCCAAATAAAGCCCCAATCCGGCTCCGTCCACATCCTTAGCGTTTCGTCCCCGATAAAACCGTTTGAAAATCGAGTTCCACTCATCGGGAGCAATGCCGATACCACAATCGGTAATGTTGATTTTGGTGTAGATAGGCAGGGCTTCCACGGACAGCTTGATTTCGCCGCCTGGCGGGGAGTATTTTATGGCGTTTTCCAGAATATTTGTGATTGCCTCGCCTGTCCATTTTCGGTCATGCAGCAACAGAGTATCCTCAAAATAAGCCGTCTGAATGGAAATGTTCCTCTTGGCCGCCGCGCCGTATACAGCGCTGATGCTGTCGGTAATGGTTTGTTTGATACCTGCGGGAACAGGAGACAATTCAATGGCTCCGACCTCCAGCCTTGACATTTTTACAAGGCTGTCCATCATCCATTGCAGCTTTTCCGTGCCCGTTTTAATGCGCGACAAAAATTCCTGCCGCTCGGGTTCGGTCGTTCGCCCTTCCAGCAGCAGGTCGGTATACATGGCGACACCGGATAAAGGTGTTTTCATCTGATGGGACATATCCGAAATAAAGCTTTGGATGATTTCCTTCTCCTGCGTAGTTTGCGAGATATCCAGCGTGTTCATTTGAATGATTTTTACGGCCTTGTGCGTCAGCTTGGAAAGCCGGCTGTCCGCCGCCGCTTCAAATGGAAGCTCTGCGTTTCTGGCCAGTACGCTGTCCAAAACCGCATCCATCGAATCAAAAGCTTTTCTTACATAGCGATAGCTTAAAAGGACGGTCAGGCTGCATAAAATGACGGCAATAACAATCGTGACTGTAAGCGCCATCCCTACACCCCTCCGTTCCAAATGTAGCCGATGCCGTGAATGGTCTTAATGGTCTGAGGATTTTTCGGGTCGTCCTCCAGCTTTGCCCGTAACCGGCTGATGTTGACAGGCAGGGTGTTTTCATCCACGAAATTTCCTTCGTTGTCCCATAGGAAGGATAATATCTGTTCCTTTGAAAGCACTTGCCCGGCATTTGTCATCAAAAAAGAAAGCAGTCTGTATTCCGTAGCGCTGATGGGGATTTCTTCTTCTTCCCCACGGAAAAACTTGCAGAGCTCGGCGTCCAGTTTGTATTTGCCGGAATGGATAATATGGCGGCTTTCCGATTCCGTGCGGCGAAGCAGGGCTTCCACTCTTGCCCGGAGGACGGACAGGGAAAAGGGTTTGGTAATATAGTCATCGGCGCCGACCAAGAGGCCGGATACCTCGTCCGTTTCCAAATCACAGGCAGTCAGCATGATAATCGGGATGTTTGAATATGTCCTGATTTCTTTGCACAAGTCCATCCCACTCCCGTCCGGCAATCCCAAATCCAATATGATAAGGTCAATATTATGCTGTTCCAGCATCCGTTTCCCGTCCTGAATGCTGCCTGCTGAAACGGCGTCATAGCCATCCTTTTCAAAGGTAAACGCAATACCGCGGCTTAAATTCTCGTCATCTTCCAATATCAAAATCGTTTTCATATGGAACCTCCGTTGTTATCGTCACCTTGCTTCAAGCGCGGGTCTTTTGGCTTTGGGGCATCTTTGGGAATTGCCCAAACACGACTGAAGCGAATCGCACCAGTAATGCGGCTTTGTTCGCATAATTGCTGAACCCGTCTGTTGGAAATGCCCCACTTTTCAGCAGCTTGTTGTGTAGAAATATAGTCCATATCTATTGGTTCCTTTCCATTCTTGTATAGGAAAAATCATATAATCAATTATAATTATATGCGCTTAAACGAATAGAAACAAGCGTAAGAAATAGTAATACCACAGGCATAACAAGCAATTGCTTGTTATGCCCAAGCTTACATATTTCTCCTGATATAATTGTTTTTGTTCCAAAATATGTTATAACATTTGTAGTTTAATTCAGCTTTATATTGCGCAAAAGTGAACACTGCGAGCAAAGCGATTCAGCCAACCCCAATATATGTGATGGCAGCTATGCGAAGTGACTAAGTTAGCACCCTGCCAACGGTAGGGTGCTTTTGCAGTT harbors:
- a CDS encoding sensor histidine kinase produces the protein MALTVTIVIAVILCSLTVLLSYRYVRKAFDSMDAVLDSVLARNAELPFEAAADSRLSKLTHKAVKIIQMNTLDISQTTQEKEIIQSFISDMSHQMKTPLSGVAMYTDLLLEGRTTEPERQEFLSRIKTGTEKLQWMMDSLVKMSRLEVGAIELSPVPAGIKQTITDSISAVYGAAAKRNISIQTAYFEDTLLLHDRKWTGEAITNILENAIKYSPPGGEIKLSVEALPIYTKINITDCGIGIAPDEWNSIFKRFYRGRNAKDVDGAGLGLYLASLIFQKQSGYILVDSRPGKYTTFSMFLQNCKK
- a CDS encoding response regulator transcription factor, whose product is MKTILILEDDENLSRGIAFTFEKDGYDAVSAGSIQDGKRMLEQHNIDLIILDLGLPDGSGMDLCKEIRTYSNIPIIMLTACDLETDEVSGLLVGADDYITKPFSLSVLRARVEALLRRTESESRHIIHSGKYKLDAELCKFFRGEEEEIPISATEYRLLSFLMTNAGQVLSKEQILSFLWDNEGNFVDENTLPVNISRLRAKLEDDPKNPQTIKTIHGIGYIWNGGV
- a CDS encoding DNA-binding protein, with product MDYISTQQAAEKWGISNRRVQQLCEQSRITGAIRFSRVWAIPKDAPKPKDPRLKQGDDNNGGSI
- a CDS encoding aldo/keto reductase, whose amino-acid sequence is MEPEIIPVLRELGIGLVPFCPLGRGFLTGEVKRAEEYPMSDIRHTDPRYQGGNYDANRKIVQSVYELAADKNVKPGQIALAWLLHKGPDIVPIPGTKHRDHLEDNLAAVEVELDEAQMRTPYVCMCAADSCARPYQNASWPVRFHPQHRQKSQIYSMGSNSFSN
- a CDS encoding ABC transporter permease, whose product is MRNNNQTVIRNLSKRSFLANKSRNIFALIAIVLTTVLITAVFTIGISLSDGMQQMLIHSYGRSTEVDFQYLTEDEAQRVAEHPLIKEYGLSRLITITTEGVFRQVQGEIHTADENFAEFTFSKPTTGRLPEAENEIALTSWILDAMNLPREPGQVVHLDFEVDGTPYSMDFTVCGFWDSDLNLQPYGILYISDTLADKLLNGVNPAQTRLGAGYYGVTKLTANIDGKLSELEENMDTILRDTGIDAEAAGVLFNDAYNTTSSDGGLIAAMALIIAIILVSGYLLIYNIFYISVMRDVRFYGLLKTVGATGRQLGRVVNFQALLLCAVGIPVGLLLGYLLGTLLIPVLLGFLSIDYMPAPPNPWIFLLGAGLALVTVLISCHGPAKKAGRVSPVEAVRYTGLAAASAKKTKRGSGGAKISRMAWSNIFRSRKKASLVIASLSLGLILFNAVYTLVGSFDVNKFLQGHINGDFLIADTDYFSFARPYTPSNTLNKDLLSDVKELDGVQEVAKVYYANGFAPIEGNIKDGLVNLQRNKILAEKPSLTEQEVEEIIEKTDFSAYGNFINAQVYGFDSYWLDKLEENMVEGTFDREKFLSGNYVLLGFDGEGMVRVGDTVTLSLDDKNGEKRSYEVMGKVDYSALNSLGAHFISMPGFSVYLPSSEFESLANPDIMSATVIADESAVDRLQTEIGLLLADNPKVDFRSRADYIAEMKNDNQQFALIGFTLCVVILLIGILNFVNTTMTNIFSRKQELAMLQSVGMTAQQGKKMLILESIYYMAMALLVFVTAGYGVSYFAVNTVTQGSAAYTYQFSFAPLVICFPILLLLACVLPIQVYKSISKDSVVQRLRENE
- a CDS encoding ABC transporter ATP-binding protein, with product MSVLKTEALKKYYGKDSNTVKALDGVDLEIQEGEFVAVVGTSGSGKSTLLHMLGGLDTPTSGKVIVGGKDISGMTDEQLTIFRRRNVGFVFQNYNLVPVLNVYENIVLPIELDGNTVDEGFVENIIETLGLSEKKNNLPNNLSGGQQQRVAIARALATKPSILLADEPTGNLDSKTSQDVLGILKMTSTKFHQTMVMITHNEQIAQLADRVIRIEDGQIAAVEGR